A window from Gossypium raimondii isolate GPD5lz chromosome 7, ASM2569854v1, whole genome shotgun sequence encodes these proteins:
- the LOC105778258 gene encoding protein FLX-like 4, whose protein sequence is MDSRKIRSAYEGRSIQAPSAIRHGSLAGSGPPAARGALEPLLRPELLENKIASQAAEIEQLARDNHRLTASHVTLREDVVAARHEAQKLKEHIRSIQNESDIQIRVLQEKIAKMEPDIRVGESVKKELQQALIEAQNLVKVRQELIAQIQQASQELVKTRSDVKCLPELHAELEDLRKEHHRLRVTFQHEKESNIEQVEQMQAMEKNLIRMAKEVEKLRAEVLSAEKKMHGMVPYAGGYMNPDPSYAPPFQGGTTYSDGYSRPVMQTGLGPVEGLIPYGNSTNVPAAIAATGSQTVPSSVWGAPYDPSLAQR, encoded by the exons ATGGATTCTAGAAAAATCCGATCAGCATATGAGGGACGTTCCATCCAGGCTCCAAGTGCGATACGACATGGTTCACTTGCTGGCTCAGGTCCTCCTGCTGCTCGTGGGGCTTTGGAGCCACTTCTACGACCTGAGCTTTTAGAGAACAAGATTGCTTCTCAGGCTGCAGAAATTGAGCAACTTGCTAGAGACAATCACCGATTGACAGCTAGTCATGTCACCTTGAGGGAAGATGTTGTGGCTGCTCGTCATGAAGCACAGAAACTCAAGGAACACATTAGAAGCATCCAGAATGAGAGTGATATTCAGATCAGGGTTCTGCAGGAAAAGATTGCAAAAATGGAACCGGATATTCGGGTTGGTGAGAGTGTTAAAAAAGAGTTGCAACAGGCACTCATTGAGGCACAAAATTTAGTCAAAGTGAGACAAGAGTTAATTGCCCAAATTCAACAGGCCTCGCAGGAGTTGGTAAAAACTCGTTCTGATGTTAAGTGTCTGCCGGAGTTGCATGCTGAACTTGAAGATTTGAGGAAAGAGCACCACAGATTACG CGTTACATTTCAGCATGAAAAAGAGTCAAACATAGAGCAGGTGGAGCAAATGCAAGCTATGGAGAAGAATCTAATCCGGATGGCAAAAGAAGTTGAAAAGCTACGCGCTGAAGTCTTGAGTGCTGAGAAGAAAATGCATG GAATGGTACCATATGCTGGTGGCTACATGAATCCTGATCCTTCATATGCACCACCTTTTCAAGGTGGCACCACCTATTCTGATGGCTACAGTCGGCCTGTAATGCAGACGGGTCTTGGGCCAGTAGAGGGCCTAATCCCTTATGGTAATAGTACCAATGTTCCAGCTGCTATTGCTGCTACCGGTAGTCAAACTGTCCCTAGCTCAGTTTGGGGAGCACCCTACGATCCATCACTTGCTCAGAGGTAA